A section of the Ornithinimicrobium sufpigmenti genome encodes:
- a CDS encoding ABC-F family ATP-binding cassette domain-containing protein — MTATIQARDVAVGHGATVLFSGLDLVVAPGDVVGLVGPNGAGKSTLLHVLAGRRAPEAGAVVVSPRTAHLGLLTQESDALEGETIGGSLARRTGVAEAEAAMDAAAQRLADHPEDEASGTAYSAALEAWLALGGADLDERAEQVAARLGLAVDLDREVRTLSGGQAARVGLAGLLLSRYDGYLLDEPTNDLDAAGLDLLEEFVHGLEAPVVLVSHDRAFLSATVTTVVEIDRSLQRVVAYGGGYDAYLEERSITRRHAREAYEEYAERRRGLEARARMQREWMSKGVRNANKKSARRQEKDKFIRAHQVATSEKQAAKAHQTERMIERLEVVEEPRKEWSLQFSIAQAPRSGDVVAVARGAVVRRSGPTGSFTLGPVDLQLDLGDRVAITGPNGSGKTTLLALLLGQVAPNEGAVSLGSRVVVGEVDQARRLLDAADETPLARVFALELPEWTDADRRTLLAKFGLTGGHVGRSASTLSPGERTRAALALLQARGVNLLVLDEPTNHLDLPAIEQLEQALEAFDGTLLLVTHDRRMLETVRLTRRWEVESGTVTEVLPGVG, encoded by the coding sequence GTGACCGCGACGATCCAGGCCCGGGACGTGGCCGTCGGCCACGGGGCGACCGTGCTGTTCTCCGGCCTCGACCTGGTCGTCGCACCGGGCGACGTCGTCGGGCTGGTCGGCCCCAACGGCGCCGGGAAGTCCACGCTGCTGCACGTGCTGGCCGGGCGGCGCGCGCCGGAGGCGGGTGCGGTGGTCGTCTCACCCAGGACCGCGCACCTCGGGCTGCTGACCCAGGAGTCGGACGCGCTCGAGGGGGAGACGATCGGAGGGTCGCTCGCCCGCCGTACGGGTGTCGCCGAGGCCGAGGCGGCCATGGACGCCGCTGCCCAGCGGCTGGCGGACCACCCGGAGGACGAGGCGAGCGGCACGGCATACTCCGCCGCCCTGGAGGCCTGGCTCGCGCTCGGCGGCGCGGACCTCGACGAGCGGGCCGAGCAGGTGGCGGCCCGTCTGGGCCTGGCCGTCGACCTGGACCGTGAGGTGCGGACGCTCTCGGGTGGACAGGCGGCACGGGTCGGCCTGGCAGGGCTGCTCCTGTCGCGCTACGACGGCTACCTGCTCGACGAGCCGACCAACGACCTCGACGCGGCGGGCCTGGACCTGCTCGAGGAGTTCGTGCACGGGCTGGAGGCGCCCGTCGTGCTCGTCAGCCACGACCGCGCCTTCCTCTCGGCGACGGTGACCACGGTGGTCGAGATCGACCGCAGCCTGCAGCGGGTGGTGGCCTACGGCGGCGGCTACGACGCCTACCTGGAGGAGCGGTCGATCACGCGCCGGCACGCGCGGGAGGCCTACGAGGAGTATGCCGAGCGCCGGCGCGGGCTCGAGGCGCGCGCCCGGATGCAGCGCGAGTGGATGAGCAAGGGGGTGCGCAACGCCAACAAGAAGTCCGCACGGCGGCAGGAGAAGGACAAGTTCATCCGGGCGCACCAGGTCGCCACCTCGGAGAAGCAGGCGGCCAAGGCGCACCAGACCGAGCGGATGATCGAGCGGCTCGAGGTGGTCGAGGAGCCGCGCAAGGAGTGGTCGCTGCAGTTCTCGATCGCGCAGGCGCCCCGGTCGGGTGACGTCGTCGCGGTGGCGCGGGGTGCCGTGGTGCGCCGGTCGGGACCGACGGGGTCGTTCACCCTGGGGCCGGTGGACCTGCAGCTTGATCTGGGTGACCGGGTGGCGATCACCGGGCCGAACGGGTCGGGCAAGACCACGCTGCTGGCGCTGCTTCTCGGGCAAGTTGCGCCGAACGAAGGGGCGGTGTCGCTCGGCTCACGGGTCGTCGTGGGGGAGGTGGACCAGGCCCGGCGGCTGCTGGACGCCGCCGACGAGACGCCGCTGGCGCGGGTCTTCGCGCTGGAGCTGCCGGAGTGGACCGACGCCGACCGGCGCACGCTGCTGGCGAAGTTCGGCCTCACCGGTGGGCACGTCGGCCGGTCGGCGTCCACGCTGTCACCGGGGGAGCGGACGCGCGCGGCGCTCGCGCTGCTGCAGGCGCGCGGGGTGAACCTGCTCGTCCTCGACGAGCCGACCAACCACCTCGACCTGCCGGCGATCGAGCAGCTGGAGCAGGCGCTGGAGGCCTTCGACGGCACGCTGCTGCTGGTGACGCACGACCGGCGGATGCTGGAGACGGTGCGGCTGACGCGGCGGTGGGAGGTCGAGTCTGGGACGGTGACGGAGGTGTTGCCTGGGGTGGGCTGA
- a CDS encoding type II toxin-antitoxin system Phd/YefM family antitoxin, with protein MAERTIGIRELKQNASAAVSRAAAGEVLVVTDHGRPVARLVPLGSSRASELVTAGLARSPRRALANLPRPAGAPSSALSQALGEDREDQRY; from the coding sequence GTGGCAGAACGAACGATCGGCATCCGTGAGCTGAAGCAGAACGCCTCGGCAGCGGTGTCACGCGCTGCCGCCGGCGAGGTGCTGGTGGTCACCGACCACGGCCGACCGGTCGCGCGACTGGTGCCTCTCGGCAGCAGTCGCGCGTCTGAGCTCGTGACCGCGGGACTCGCCCGCTCACCCAGACGGGCACTGGCGAACCTTCCTCGACCGGCGGGCGCGCCGAGCAGCGCGCTGTCGCAGGCTCTTGGCGAGGACCGCGAGGACCAGCGCTACTGA
- a CDS encoding HNH endonuclease, translating to MKAYVFPTDTSWARYLAALQQRDPGQTEANFWLPSSTAFAYLSPGDRFLFRSKADAGGQIIGGALYAEYLRMRVSEAWRFYGEANGAESLEALVLSIQRYRSKNGAPFDPDPEIGCILLTDVTFVPEGGELPLPPGFPMNATRGRGYRPGHADWSAVEEAFAQILLRADVPNLRPDSDAVSYLGPTKERIDGPHWIRRGQRWFASKVMTSYQRRCAITGSHIAPTLQAAHIRPIAKEGQHRVDNGLLLRSDVHTLFDGGYIGIDEKHRLQVSKRLREDFSNGTEFYSRAGDIILLPAQEHERPSGDVVTWHMDEVFKR from the coding sequence ATGAAAGCCTACGTATTCCCGACGGACACGTCGTGGGCGCGTTACCTTGCTGCGCTACAACAGCGTGACCCGGGGCAGACGGAGGCAAATTTTTGGTTACCCAGTTCCACCGCGTTTGCTTACTTGTCTCCCGGTGACCGGTTTCTGTTTCGAAGCAAAGCGGACGCCGGTGGTCAGATAATCGGGGGTGCCCTCTACGCCGAATATCTACGGATGCGTGTTAGTGAGGCTTGGCGGTTCTACGGCGAGGCGAATGGCGCCGAATCTCTAGAGGCACTGGTGCTAAGCATACAACGGTATCGCAGCAAGAACGGTGCGCCTTTCGATCCAGATCCTGAAATAGGTTGCATCTTGCTTACGGACGTAACCTTTGTGCCCGAGGGTGGGGAGCTGCCGCTCCCGCCCGGTTTTCCCATGAATGCCACGCGGGGTCGCGGTTACCGTCCAGGCCACGCCGATTGGTCTGCGGTGGAGGAAGCCTTCGCCCAGATCCTGCTGAGGGCCGACGTGCCCAACCTAAGGCCCGACTCGGACGCGGTCTCCTACCTGGGTCCTACCAAAGAACGCATAGACGGGCCTCACTGGATTCGCCGTGGTCAGCGTTGGTTTGCAAGCAAGGTGATGACCAGTTATCAACGCCGTTGCGCTATCACCGGTAGTCATATCGCTCCTACGCTGCAGGCAGCCCACATTCGGCCCATTGCGAAGGAAGGCCAGCACCGCGTGGACAACGGCCTCCTGCTGCGTTCCGACGTGCACACGTTGTTCGACGGCGGGTACATCGGTATTGACGAAAAACATCGCCTACAGGTGAGCAAACGGCTCCGCGAAGACTTCAGTAACGGCACGGAGTTCTATTCCCGAGCCGGGGACATCATCTTGTTGCCGGCCCAGGAACACGAACGCCCGAGCGGCGATGTGGTGACTTGGCACATGGACGAGGTGTTCAAGCGGTGA
- a CDS encoding HNH endonuclease, with protein MAAWLLTISKDYPQHWQYAKKHGLWDLITPRGIRAGDVVYYWQSGASLLGKVRVLRDASEIDAEHVTPGPWDDWPGAEEKPYVQRFPLEVLAGEAIEQPRWHDVAAATGLPKNPTFVRTLKPEQQAVLDAYLGGDVEPQQSLSDAQRERIFADLDEDLRVRRLQLVALRQGQPRFRGDLVRAYSGRCAITGTAIESVLEAAHISPHKGEHTNEVWNGLLLRADIHTLFDLFLVTVEATTMRVRISPALAGSEYESLDGDVLNLPGRLDEQPLAEALASHNESCDWL; from the coding sequence ATGGCGGCATGGCTGCTGACGATCAGCAAGGACTACCCCCAGCACTGGCAGTACGCGAAAAAGCACGGTCTCTGGGACCTGATCACTCCGCGCGGGATCAGGGCCGGTGACGTCGTCTACTACTGGCAGAGCGGCGCGTCGCTCCTCGGCAAGGTGCGGGTGCTTCGTGATGCCTCTGAGATCGACGCGGAACACGTCACACCAGGACCGTGGGACGACTGGCCCGGGGCCGAAGAGAAGCCGTACGTCCAGCGGTTCCCCCTCGAGGTGCTCGCTGGCGAAGCGATCGAGCAGCCCCGCTGGCACGACGTCGCTGCAGCCACCGGCCTGCCCAAGAACCCCACCTTCGTCCGGACACTGAAGCCGGAGCAGCAGGCGGTCCTGGACGCCTACCTCGGCGGCGACGTGGAGCCGCAGCAGTCCCTCAGCGACGCCCAGCGTGAGCGCATCTTTGCCGACCTGGACGAGGACCTGCGGGTTCGGCGGCTGCAGCTCGTCGCACTGCGGCAGGGGCAGCCGCGGTTCCGCGGAGATCTCGTCCGTGCCTACAGCGGCCGTTGCGCCATCACCGGCACGGCCATCGAGTCGGTCCTCGAAGCGGCGCACATCTCCCCGCACAAGGGTGAGCACACCAATGAGGTCTGGAACGGGCTACTGCTGCGGGCAGACATTCACACGCTCTTCGACCTCTTCCTCGTCACCGTGGAGGCCACCACCATGCGGGTGCGGATCTCCCCCGCCCTCGCTGGCTCCGAGTACGAGAGTTTGGATGGCGACGTGCTCAACCTGCCGGGCAGGCTTGATGAGCAGCCACTCGCAGAGGCCCTGGCCAGCCACAACGAATCATGCGATTGGCTGTGA
- the ilvA gene encoding threonine ammonia-lyase, with protein MADDVDARPGTVTLQDVLAAREGLADVLTPTPMEFSQALSDRTGVQVHLKCENLQRAGSFKMRGAYTRLSRLTAEEKARGVVAASAGNHAQGVALAARLLGIDAVVYMPHGASMPKLGATRGYGATVIQTGTTIDHCIAAAQEHAQQHGSVFVHPFDHQDIVAGQGTCGLEILEQVPDVKTILVCTGGGGLIAGIAAAVKGLRPDVKVVGVQAAEAAAWPASLQAGHPIPLESMSTMADGIAVGRPGDVPFGVVADLVDGMETVSESALARSVLFLVEHAKLVSEPAGAAATAHLLELGEQAAEHYEGPVVALISGGNIDPVLLQRILRKGMTVAGRYLQLQVRMPDGPGSLAGVLARLAELRCSVIEVQHQRRLPDLAVDEVAIWVTLETMGHEHADEVYQTLVDDGYRVER; from the coding sequence GTGGCCGACGACGTAGACGCACGACCCGGGACGGTGACCCTCCAGGACGTCCTCGCCGCACGCGAGGGCCTCGCCGACGTGCTGACCCCGACCCCGATGGAGTTCAGCCAGGCCCTCAGCGACCGGACGGGGGTGCAGGTCCACCTCAAGTGCGAGAACCTCCAGCGCGCGGGCTCCTTCAAGATGCGCGGCGCCTACACCCGGCTCTCGCGGCTGACCGCGGAGGAGAAGGCGCGCGGCGTGGTCGCGGCGAGCGCCGGCAACCATGCCCAGGGCGTGGCCCTGGCGGCCCGGCTGCTGGGCATCGACGCGGTGGTCTACATGCCGCACGGGGCCTCGATGCCCAAGCTGGGCGCGACCCGCGGCTACGGCGCCACCGTGATCCAGACCGGCACCACCATCGACCACTGCATCGCCGCCGCGCAGGAGCACGCGCAGCAGCACGGGTCGGTCTTCGTCCACCCCTTCGACCACCAGGACATCGTCGCCGGGCAGGGCACCTGCGGGCTGGAGATCCTCGAGCAGGTCCCCGACGTGAAGACCATCCTCGTGTGCACCGGTGGCGGTGGTCTGATCGCCGGCATCGCCGCCGCGGTGAAGGGCCTGCGGCCCGACGTCAAGGTCGTCGGTGTCCAGGCGGCGGAGGCCGCGGCCTGGCCCGCGTCGCTCCAGGCGGGGCACCCCATACCCCTGGAGTCGATGAGCACGATGGCCGACGGCATCGCCGTGGGCCGGCCCGGTGACGTGCCGTTCGGGGTGGTGGCGGACCTCGTCGACGGGATGGAGACGGTGAGCGAGTCGGCGCTGGCCCGCAGCGTGCTCTTCCTCGTGGAGCACGCCAAGCTGGTCTCCGAGCCGGCTGGCGCGGCGGCCACGGCGCACCTGCTGGAGCTCGGCGAGCAGGCGGCGGAGCACTACGAGGGGCCGGTGGTCGCCCTGATCTCGGGCGGCAACATCGACCCGGTGCTCCTGCAGCGGATCCTGCGCAAGGGTATGACGGTCGCCGGCCGTTACCTGCAGCTGCAGGTCCGGATGCCGGACGGCCCGGGCTCCCTGGCGGGAGTCCTCGCCCGGCTCGCCGAGCTGCGGTGCAGCGTCATCGAGGTGCAGCACCAGCGGCGGCTCCCCGACCTGGCGGTGGACGAGGTGGCCATCTGGGTGACGCTGGAGACGATGGGCCACGAGCACGCGGACGAGGTCTACCAGACGCTGGTCGACGACGGCTACCGCGTCGAGCGCTGA
- a CDS encoding type II toxin-antitoxin system VapC family toxin, producing MAYYLDTSALVKLVAPEPESEALRRWLEARSEALVTSDLARTELFRAVRRVRPELAPLARQVLDTLTVLRLETGVFEEAARLGPPELRSLDAVHLAAALLLEDDLLGVVTYDERLADATRLLGFPVVAPGR from the coding sequence ATGGCCTACTACCTCGACACCTCCGCTCTCGTGAAGCTGGTCGCACCCGAGCCTGAGTCCGAGGCGCTCCGTCGGTGGCTCGAGGCCCGATCTGAGGCGCTGGTGACCTCGGACCTTGCCCGGACAGAGCTCTTTCGCGCGGTCCGGCGCGTGCGGCCGGAGCTCGCACCGTTGGCGCGACAGGTGCTGGACACGCTGACGGTCCTGCGGCTGGAGACCGGCGTCTTCGAAGAGGCTGCCCGTCTGGGGCCACCGGAGCTGCGCTCGCTGGATGCGGTGCACCTGGCGGCGGCCCTCTTGCTCGAGGATGACCTGCTGGGCGTGGTCACCTACGACGAACGGCTCGCGGACGCCACTCGGCTGCTCGGCTTCCCGGTCGTCGCACCGGGCCGCTGA
- a CDS encoding DUF2075 domain-containing protein has protein sequence MFLLRSSAQGLSVAEAQLAQHIAEQMAMTTGRTASPAERRSWERSLPRLRADLIDAGLGDVEMLVEYQLPLTSKRADVVLAGQHPETGRASYLVVELKQWSEAERFEDSDVLVRIDGYGNHPVQHPLEQVRGYCDYLTDFVVTLAEDEHELAGTAYLHNATNLGIADLRDMAAPDPARPARMFSGQDRGEFLDYLRSRFTPGVPGAGYADRLLSSHIAPSKQLLALAADEVQRREQFVLLDEQRDAYELVLHAVEKARRGTTKTAVVVSGGPGSGKSVIALSLLGELSRQGRAVMHATGSQSFTQTLRKVAAARAPRVRKMFSYFNSFMAAEPNELECLILDEAHRIRETSESRFTRKKHRTGRPQLDELLNAARVPVFLLDQNQVVRPGEMGTVEAISEYAASLGMDVHEIDLDDQFRCGGSALYVEWVERLLGLAPGGPFVWEGDGAFQLEVVDSPDELEHVLALRQEDGYTARMAAGYCWPWSDPEPDGTLVQDVRIGDWSRPWNLKGDRSVGGAPAAALWATDPAGFGQVGCIYTAQGFEYDHAGIIIGPDLVWRDGRWRSLREANRDPALRNRTKVSDRDFDRLVRNVYKVLLTRGMQSAWIYSTDQQTRDFLRSLIRR, from the coding sequence GTGTTCCTGCTTCGATCGTCCGCGCAAGGACTGTCCGTCGCCGAGGCGCAGCTCGCCCAGCACATTGCGGAGCAGATGGCCATGACCACCGGCCGCACGGCCTCCCCGGCAGAACGGCGATCGTGGGAGCGCAGCCTCCCTCGCCTGCGCGCCGACCTGATCGACGCCGGGCTCGGGGACGTCGAGATGTTGGTCGAGTACCAGTTGCCGCTCACCAGCAAGCGCGCGGACGTGGTCCTCGCCGGGCAGCACCCCGAGACCGGCAGGGCGTCCTACCTGGTCGTCGAGCTCAAGCAGTGGAGCGAGGCCGAGCGGTTCGAGGACAGCGACGTGCTGGTGCGGATCGACGGCTACGGCAACCACCCGGTGCAGCACCCGTTGGAGCAGGTGCGCGGCTACTGCGACTACCTCACCGACTTCGTCGTCACGTTGGCCGAGGACGAGCACGAGCTCGCCGGCACGGCATACCTGCACAACGCGACGAACCTGGGCATCGCCGACCTGCGCGACATGGCCGCTCCCGACCCCGCACGGCCGGCGCGGATGTTCAGCGGTCAGGACCGCGGTGAGTTCCTCGACTACCTGCGCAGCCGCTTCACTCCAGGGGTGCCAGGGGCGGGGTATGCCGACCGGCTGCTGAGCAGTCACATCGCTCCCTCCAAGCAGCTGCTCGCGCTGGCCGCCGACGAGGTGCAGCGGCGCGAGCAGTTCGTCCTGCTCGACGAGCAGCGCGACGCCTACGAGCTGGTGCTGCACGCGGTCGAGAAGGCGCGGCGGGGCACCACCAAGACCGCCGTCGTCGTGAGCGGAGGGCCCGGCAGCGGCAAGAGCGTGATCGCCCTGTCGCTGCTCGGTGAGCTGTCCCGGCAGGGACGCGCCGTCATGCACGCGACCGGCTCGCAGTCCTTCACGCAGACGCTGCGCAAGGTCGCGGCCGCGCGGGCGCCGCGCGTGCGCAAGATGTTCAGCTACTTCAACAGCTTCATGGCCGCCGAGCCGAACGAGCTCGAGTGTCTGATCCTCGACGAGGCGCACCGCATCCGGGAGACGTCGGAGTCACGGTTCACCCGCAAGAAGCACCGGACCGGTCGGCCGCAGCTCGACGAGCTGCTGAACGCCGCGCGGGTGCCGGTCTTCCTGCTCGACCAGAACCAGGTCGTGCGCCCCGGTGAGATGGGGACGGTTGAGGCGATCAGCGAGTATGCCGCGTCGCTGGGCATGGACGTCCATGAGATCGACCTCGACGACCAGTTCAGGTGCGGTGGGTCCGCGCTGTATGTGGAGTGGGTCGAGCGGCTCCTGGGGCTCGCGCCGGGTGGACCGTTTGTGTGGGAGGGCGACGGGGCGTTCCAGCTGGAGGTGGTCGACTCCCCCGACGAGCTGGAGCACGTGCTGGCGCTCCGCCAGGAGGACGGCTACACGGCTCGCATGGCGGCCGGCTACTGCTGGCCGTGGTCGGACCCCGAGCCGGACGGGACGCTGGTGCAGGACGTGCGCATCGGCGACTGGTCGCGGCCGTGGAACCTCAAGGGTGACCGCTCCGTCGGCGGGGCGCCAGCCGCGGCTCTGTGGGCGACCGATCCTGCGGGCTTCGGCCAGGTCGGGTGCATCTACACGGCGCAGGGCTTCGAGTACGACCACGCCGGGATCATCATCGGCCCTGACCTGGTGTGGCGCGACGGCCGCTGGCGGTCCCTGCGCGAAGCCAACCGCGACCCGGCTCTGCGCAACCGAACGAAGGTGTCGGACCGCGACTTCGACCGGCTCGTGCGCAACGTCTACAAGGTGCTGCTGACGCGCGGGATGCAGAGCGCCTGGATCTACTCCACCGACCAGCAGACCCGAGACTTCCTCCGGAGCTTGATCCGGAGGTAG